A genomic window from Salirhabdus salicampi includes:
- a CDS encoding DMT family transporter: MLKSYLLLVVTVIIFSGNLLVGKAINDLPPFTITFFRCFIAFLVILPIAFNQLRAKEELFRREWKAVVGMSFFGITLFNVLVYSSLNFTTSTNAGIVEATTPIFTIILGVIFLKEQIGKIQLTGMFISLVGAIWVITKGSWTIISQLQFNIGDIIMLLAIISWSIFSILIKQHNSKFPVYGSIAAMLFVSLIILLPFTIIEWYFINPKPFQLKFMLGLLYLGIFPSVIALLFWNIGVADIGPSRASIFLNLLPVFTTIGAVLFLGEQVILAQLLGGVLVITGVLLSTAKVKKKVNNTSQKQEVSITQKQ; encoded by the coding sequence ATGCTTAAATCTTATTTATTACTAGTGGTTACAGTCATAATTTTTTCAGGGAACTTATTAGTAGGGAAAGCGATTAATGACTTACCTCCTTTTACAATTACCTTCTTTCGTTGTTTCATTGCGTTTCTCGTTATTCTCCCTATTGCTTTTAACCAGCTCCGGGCTAAAGAGGAGCTTTTTCGAAGAGAGTGGAAAGCAGTGGTTGGGATGTCATTTTTCGGTATTACTTTGTTTAATGTTCTCGTTTATTCATCGTTAAATTTCACAACATCTACCAATGCCGGGATTGTGGAGGCGACCACCCCCATTTTCACGATCATATTAGGTGTCATCTTCTTAAAAGAACAAATAGGAAAAATTCAACTTACAGGGATGTTTATCTCATTGGTTGGGGCAATATGGGTTATTACGAAAGGGTCTTGGACAATCATTTCACAGTTACAATTTAATATCGGTGATATTATTATGCTGTTAGCCATTATTTCATGGTCCATTTTCTCCATTCTTATAAAACAACACAATAGTAAATTCCCTGTATACGGAAGTATTGCAGCAATGTTATTTGTGTCGTTAATCATACTTCTGCCTTTTACGATAATTGAGTGGTATTTCATTAATCCGAAACCATTTCAATTAAAATTCATGTTAGGACTGTTGTATTTAGGGATATTCCCATCTGTTATCGCACTTTTGTTTTGGAATATAGGAGTAGCGGATATAGGACCTTCACGGGCGTCGATTTTTTTAAACTTGTTACCTGTTTTTACAACAATAGGAGCCGTTTTATTTTTAGGGGAACAAGTTATTTTAGCGCAACTTCTCGGTGGAGTTCTCGTTATAACAGGAGTGCTGTTATCTACGGCAAAAGTAAAAAAGAAGGTAAACAACACATCACAAAAGCAGGAAGTGTCTATAACGCAAAAGCAGTGA
- a CDS encoding LysM peptidoglycan-binding domain-containing protein, producing the protein MPLANGTFFLYSVRPNDTLYSVADMLDSNVQQMQQLNALFPPITDQGTIYVNQTLIAPFKGNEMNQVFYVVNPGDTLNRIATTFSTSVQDLLALNPHISDPNNIDVNEPIRVPVSIYIVSQGDSLQKISSRFNVRMSHLARLNQNRPGFSLDFLIPGYAIIIPD; encoded by the coding sequence TTGCCACTTGCAAATGGAACCTTTTTTCTTTACTCTGTACGGCCTAATGACACATTGTATTCAGTAGCCGACATGTTAGATAGTAATGTACAACAAATGCAACAGTTAAATGCCTTGTTTCCCCCTATTACAGACCAAGGTACTATTTATGTGAACCAGACATTAATCGCGCCTTTTAAAGGTAATGAGATGAATCAAGTATTTTATGTAGTAAACCCCGGGGATACTTTAAATCGAATAGCAACGACATTTTCTACATCTGTGCAAGATTTGTTAGCATTAAACCCTCACATTTCGGATCCAAATAACATTGATGTAAACGAACCAATTCGGGTACCGGTGAGCATCTATATCGTGTCACAAGGAGACAGCTTACAAAAAATTTCGTCTCGATTTAACGTGAGAATGTCCCATTTAGCTCGTTTGAATCAAAACAGACCAGGCTTCTCACTAGACTTCCTAATTCCAGGTTACGCTATTATCATACCAGATTAA
- the mreBH gene encoding rod-share determining protein MreBH: protein MFSSAEIGIDLGTANLLIYTKNKGIVFNEPSVVAIDTRTKNVIAIGNEAKQMIGKTPQNIVPVRPLKDGVIADYDVTAQMLKAMLKKVSKKLGHSLRKPSVIVCTPTGATSVERRAIHNAIKEYGAKYVHLIEEPVAAAIGAGLPVEEPVSNMVVDIGGGTSEVAIISFGGIVSARSVRVGGDKMDQSIIHYVRREYNILIGERTAENVKMGIGHALVNHELQTMEVRGRDMVTGLPKTITLSSSEIQSALKESLEQILEAIQNTLENCPPELSGDIVDHGITLTGGGALLKGMQEWLAGELDVPVHVAPDPLACVAIGTGKSLKMISKLQKAAK, encoded by the coding sequence ATGTTTTCATCTGCAGAAATTGGCATCGATCTCGGCACAGCAAATTTACTTATCTATACAAAAAATAAAGGAATTGTATTTAACGAACCTTCCGTTGTGGCAATAGACACTAGAACGAAAAACGTAATCGCTATAGGAAACGAAGCAAAACAAATGATAGGAAAAACACCCCAAAATATTGTTCCCGTTCGTCCATTGAAAGATGGAGTCATTGCTGACTATGATGTAACGGCACAAATGCTAAAAGCTATGCTCAAAAAAGTTAGCAAAAAATTGGGACACTCCTTAAGAAAACCTTCTGTCATCGTATGTACGCCTACCGGCGCAACTTCTGTAGAAAGACGAGCGATTCATAACGCGATCAAAGAGTATGGAGCGAAATATGTACATCTGATTGAAGAGCCTGTTGCTGCGGCGATTGGAGCTGGATTGCCTGTTGAAGAACCTGTTTCTAACATGGTTGTTGATATTGGCGGAGGAACAAGTGAAGTAGCTATTATTTCCTTCGGTGGAATCGTATCTGCCCGTTCAGTTCGAGTTGGTGGAGATAAAATGGATCAATCTATTATTCACTACGTTCGTAGGGAATACAACATACTCATTGGCGAACGTACTGCTGAAAATGTGAAAATGGGAATTGGACATGCTCTTGTAAATCATGAGCTACAAACAATGGAGGTCCGCGGCCGGGATATGGTTACTGGTTTACCTAAGACAATAACGTTGTCTTCCAGTGAAATTCAGTCTGCGTTAAAAGAATCATTAGAACAAATTTTAGAAGCGATTCAAAATACATTAGAAAACTGCCCACCAGAACTTAGTGGGGACATCGTTGATCATGGTATTACCTTAACAGGAGGCGGAGCACTCTTGAAAGGAATGCAAGAATGGCTGGCAGGCGAGTTAGATGTGCCTGTTCACGTTGCTCCAGACCCATTAGCTTGTGTTGCGATCGGTACTGGAAAATCATTAAAGATGATTAGCAAACTTCAAAAAGCAGCAAAATAA
- a CDS encoding YflJ family protein, whose amino-acid sequence MHIGSKGWFVSELKKLGVTHYEERKLENYKTHILANLLYEKQK is encoded by the coding sequence ATGCATATCGGAAGTAAAGGCTGGTTTGTCAGCGAACTGAAAAAACTTGGCGTAACTCACTATGAGGAGCGTAAGTTAGAAAATTACAAAACACACATTTTAGCGAACTTGTTATACGAAAAGCAAAAGTAG
- a CDS encoding YkgJ family cysteine cluster protein, which translates to MKKWLTYEEVQKGISHLNNHYEIDEERYYSVIEKWANSENSADKMLKGAFLELLQGVSDEINDMNEASNMKPTCRLGCAFCCYFPIIVNGMEAKLMVEAIEDMPVERRNELINHLQQYFVNYEEQIKEATSLDFEEDPHFKKKYIQKQLPCPFLDTQSNVCLAYEARPIPCRTYVNYTNPEVCEKEFMPKETLSYEFLYHEYMGPLNELAQYLFEQGDTGKVQYPNDVYEHNYLPVWLKNWIEEKGNEA; encoded by the coding sequence ATGAAGAAATGGTTGACGTATGAGGAGGTCCAAAAGGGAATTTCTCATTTAAATAATCATTATGAAATAGATGAAGAGCGGTATTACTCTGTTATAGAGAAATGGGCAAACAGTGAGAATAGTGCAGATAAAATGTTAAAAGGGGCATTCCTTGAATTGTTGCAAGGGGTTAGTGATGAAATTAACGATATGAATGAGGCTTCCAATATGAAACCTACATGTCGTTTAGGTTGTGCGTTCTGTTGCTACTTTCCGATTATTGTGAACGGAATGGAAGCAAAATTAATGGTTGAGGCCATTGAAGATATGCCTGTCGAGCGGCGGAATGAGCTCATCAATCACTTACAACAATACTTTGTGAACTATGAGGAACAGATAAAGGAGGCAACTTCTTTAGATTTTGAGGAAGATCCTCATTTTAAGAAAAAGTATATTCAAAAACAGCTTCCATGCCCATTTTTAGATACTCAATCAAACGTTTGTTTAGCATATGAGGCTCGCCCAATACCTTGTCGTACGTATGTAAATTATACGAATCCGGAAGTTTGTGAAAAGGAATTTATGCCGAAAGAGACATTAAGTTATGAATTCCTCTATCATGAATATATGGGACCGTTAAATGAGCTTGCCCAATATTTATTTGAACAAGGAGATACAGGTAAGGTACAATATCCGAATGATGTGTATGAGCATAATTATTTACCAGTATGGCTAAAGAACTGGATTGAAGAGAAAGGTAATGAGGCATAA
- a CDS encoding HAD family hydrolase gives MLQQFIAKTDVIIFDLDGTLYEGEKHFSLLAENLKKRLPEQHRKSFDYIYAEVLAGNHPLSIGKIYDAKEDLIWTWDPFTEKLVEARNWDNETVEVENVPNTLGVNEFDFERWIPLGDGWWPPHTIARHFGLSSKGTQDAYHETKEQMANLEGFLHPTPGLQEFLASLSTEKDLVLMTNSDAEDVERLLQFLGLHKFFTDIVPSALKPVKTKPYFEEVIKRYDVRPEQVLSIGDNFMNEIAPALQLGMYAAWLTKETQHPVQDEKFTMFPSLANMKIKS, from the coding sequence ATGCTACAACAGTTTATCGCAAAAACAGATGTTATTATTTTTGATTTAGATGGGACTTTATACGAGGGAGAGAAACATTTCAGTTTACTAGCTGAAAATTTAAAAAAACGTCTTCCAGAACAACACCGAAAATCCTTTGATTATATTTATGCTGAGGTATTAGCAGGGAACCATCCACTCTCAATTGGAAAAATATACGATGCAAAAGAGGATCTCATCTGGACGTGGGACCCATTTACAGAAAAATTAGTAGAGGCAAGAAATTGGGATAATGAAACGGTCGAAGTTGAAAATGTCCCTAATACGTTAGGGGTAAATGAATTTGATTTTGAGCGCTGGATTCCTCTCGGGGATGGCTGGTGGCCACCACATACGATCGCACGTCATTTCGGTCTATCAAGCAAGGGAACACAGGATGCTTATCACGAAACAAAAGAGCAAATGGCCAACTTAGAAGGTTTTTTACACCCAACACCAGGCTTACAAGAATTTTTAGCATCATTATCAACTGAAAAGGACCTCGTATTAATGACGAATAGTGATGCAGAAGATGTAGAGCGACTGTTACAATTCCTCGGACTACATAAATTTTTCACTGATATCGTGCCCAGTGCACTAAAGCCAGTGAAAACAAAGCCGTATTTTGAAGAAGTGATCAAACGGTACGACGTGAGGCCGGAGCAAGTTCTTTCTATCGGGGATAACTTCATGAATGAAATTGCACCTGCGTTACAACTTGGTATGTATGCAGCCTGGCTAACGAAGGAAACACAACATCCTGTTCAAGATGAAAAATTCACAATGTTTCCCAGCTTGGCAAACATGAAAATTAAAAGTTAA
- a CDS encoding SOS response-associated peptidase, which yields MCGRFTLTTNQFDIMDAFHLDNMPEDYEPRYNVAPGQNVLVVIHDGNKTKAGTLKWGLVPSWAKDPSIGYKMINARLETAPEKPSFKRLIERRRCLIVADSFYEWKKEGKKKQPVRISLTNRKLFSFAGLWDRWVQNEKEIVSCTILTKEPNDFMTEIHNRMPVILPKEAEKEWIEPEKKDGHRMKEFLLSLNDEKLVSYEVSSYVNNAKNDGPDCILPLV from the coding sequence ATGTGTGGACGTTTTACGTTAACAACCAATCAATTCGATATTATGGACGCCTTCCACTTAGACAATATGCCGGAAGATTACGAACCTCGTTATAATGTTGCACCAGGACAGAATGTTCTTGTAGTGATTCATGATGGCAATAAGACTAAAGCAGGGACATTAAAATGGGGATTGGTTCCGAGTTGGGCTAAAGATCCTTCCATTGGTTATAAAATGATTAATGCGAGACTTGAAACCGCACCTGAAAAACCAAGTTTTAAACGGCTTATAGAGCGACGGCGCTGTCTAATTGTAGCAGATAGTTTTTATGAATGGAAAAAAGAAGGAAAGAAGAAACAACCTGTTCGTATTTCCTTAACGAATCGAAAGTTATTCTCTTTTGCTGGATTGTGGGATCGCTGGGTTCAAAACGAGAAGGAGATCGTGTCCTGTACAATTTTAACGAAGGAACCGAATGATTTCATGACGGAAATTCATAATCGTATGCCTGTTATATTACCAAAAGAGGCTGAGAAAGAATGGATTGAGCCTGAAAAGAAAGATGGCCACCGAATGAAAGAGTTTCTATTAAGTTTAAACGATGAAAAACTGGTGTCCTATGAGGTGAGTTCTTATGTGAACAATGCCAAAAATGATGGACCTGATTGTATCTTGCCGTTAGTGTAA
- a CDS encoding ZIP family metal transporter, whose amino-acid sequence MKEALLWGGFSGSALFLGALVGLFFRIPNKVTGYVMSLGTGILIGAATFELLPNSVEKGGMWATSIGFLLGASTFTFFNFLLARKGAHNRKRSKQNPTGHSGLAIFIGTVLDSLPEAIVIGISMIDTKVSMVLVIAIFISNLPEGLSSTIGMKKDNYSRARILTLWIVVFCLTALSALGGYVLLDNASAQLVSSINSFAAGAVVAMVCSTMAPEAYEDGGPAVGLIAAAGIIASLMLTML is encoded by the coding sequence ATGAAGGAAGCGCTATTGTGGGGTGGATTTTCAGGGTCTGCTCTTTTTTTAGGTGCATTAGTTGGACTTTTTTTTCGAATCCCTAACAAAGTAACCGGCTATGTTATGTCATTAGGTACGGGTATTCTAATTGGGGCTGCAACCTTTGAACTATTACCTAATTCAGTCGAAAAGGGTGGAATGTGGGCAACATCGATTGGCTTTCTTCTAGGGGCGTCAACCTTTACGTTTTTCAATTTTTTATTAGCTCGAAAGGGTGCACACAATCGAAAGCGTTCGAAGCAAAACCCAACCGGTCATTCAGGGCTAGCAATATTTATAGGGACGGTCCTTGATTCTCTCCCAGAAGCAATTGTGATTGGTATTAGTATGATTGATACAAAAGTGAGTATGGTGTTAGTTATTGCAATTTTTATAAGTAATTTACCTGAAGGGTTATCGAGTACAATTGGAATGAAGAAGGACAACTACTCAAGGGCTAGAATATTAACACTCTGGATTGTAGTATTCTGTTTAACCGCCTTAAGTGCGTTAGGTGGATATGTATTGTTAGACAATGCTTCAGCACAATTAGTCTCATCGATTAACTCGTTTGCTGCAGGCGCTGTTGTTGCTATGGTTTGTTCCACGATGGCACCGGAAGCTTATGAGGATGGTGGTCCTGCAGTTGGATTAATTGCAGCAGCAGGCATAATTGCTTCTCTCATGTTAACAATGCTCTAA
- a CDS encoding alanine/glycine:cation symporter family protein has translation MEAVNEFLSTLSGLVWGPPLLILLAGTGIYLTIRLGFLQISALPYALRLAFSKKKQDKKSKGDISHYQALTTALAATIGTGNIAGVATAVVLGGPGAVLWMWIIAIFGMATKYAEAILAVKYRTENSKGEMSGGPMYYLEKGMNAKWLAVLFAIFASIAAFGIGNLVQSNSVSDALRSTFAVPTWVTGLILTVLTGLVILGGIKSIGKVTAFFVPIMAVLYIIGGLIVLISNINLVPAAIGVIFTDAFTAEAVGGGILGTVIRYGVARGVFSNEAGLGSAPIAAAAAKTDYPGRQALVSMTQVFIDTILVCSITGITIVMSGFYGSGTPMVDGEQMTGAALTSESFAFFLGDFGSYIVTIGLVFFAFSTILGWCYYGEKSFSYLVGEKGIPFYRFVFVAAVFFGAVISLEVVWTFADVMNGLMAFPNLIGLLVLSGVVVSETKRFMKVAKEEKLQEKNNSASTNV, from the coding sequence TTGGAAGCAGTTAATGAATTTTTAAGTACATTAAGTGGATTAGTTTGGGGGCCACCTCTACTCATTTTATTAGCGGGTACTGGTATCTACTTAACAATCCGACTGGGTTTCTTACAAATTAGTGCGTTGCCTTACGCATTACGCTTAGCTTTTAGTAAGAAAAAACAGGACAAGAAGTCAAAAGGGGATATTTCGCATTACCAAGCGTTAACGACTGCCTTAGCAGCAACCATTGGTACTGGTAACATCGCCGGGGTTGCAACAGCCGTTGTTTTAGGGGGACCAGGTGCCGTTCTTTGGATGTGGATTATCGCAATCTTTGGAATGGCTACAAAATACGCTGAGGCCATTTTAGCCGTTAAATACCGGACGGAAAATTCTAAGGGAGAGATGTCCGGTGGACCGATGTACTACTTAGAAAAAGGAATGAATGCGAAATGGTTAGCGGTATTATTTGCCATCTTTGCCTCTATTGCCGCATTTGGCATCGGTAACTTAGTACAATCCAACTCTGTATCAGATGCACTACGTTCTACATTCGCTGTCCCAACTTGGGTAACAGGTCTTATTCTTACAGTTTTAACTGGTTTAGTCATTTTAGGTGGAATTAAGAGTATCGGTAAAGTTACAGCCTTTTTCGTACCAATCATGGCTGTATTGTATATTATCGGTGGATTAATCGTCTTAATTTCCAATATTAATTTAGTTCCGGCTGCTATTGGTGTTATTTTCACAGACGCATTTACTGCAGAAGCAGTTGGTGGAGGTATCTTAGGTACTGTAATTCGTTACGGGGTTGCCCGTGGAGTATTCTCCAACGAAGCTGGTTTAGGTTCGGCTCCAATTGCTGCTGCAGCAGCTAAGACGGACTATCCAGGTCGACAAGCGTTAGTTTCTATGACACAAGTATTTATTGATACGATTCTTGTATGTTCCATTACAGGTATTACAATCGTAATGAGTGGTTTTTACGGATCCGGTACACCTATGGTTGACGGTGAACAAATGACAGGTGCAGCTTTAACATCTGAATCATTTGCCTTCTTCTTAGGTGATTTTGGATCTTACATCGTAACCATTGGACTTGTATTCTTCGCCTTCTCAACTATCCTTGGATGGTGTTATTACGGTGAGAAGTCCTTTAGTTACCTCGTAGGTGAAAAAGGAATACCATTTTATCGATTCGTATTCGTTGCTGCAGTATTCTTCGGAGCTGTCATTTCACTTGAGGTTGTTTGGACTTTCGCAGACGTTATGAACGGATTAATGGCATTCCCGAACTTAATTGGACTACTTGTCCTATCTGGTGTCGTTGTATCCGAGACGAAACGTTTCATGAAGGTAGCAAAAGAAGAAAAACTTCAAGAGAAAAACAACAGTGCTTCAACAAACGTGTAA
- a CDS encoding low molecular weight protein-tyrosine-phosphatase, translating to MIKVLFVCLGNICRSPMAEAMFREMVKENDLQGKITVDSAGIGHWHQGQPPHVGTQNILKDHVISTKGMTARQVKYEDWDEFDYIVAMDEQNMQDLTGIRKEFNNVRIQRLMDYVPNATKENVPDPYYTGNFQEVYDLVKAGCEHLLQQIKEDYNL from the coding sequence ATGATTAAAGTGCTATTTGTCTGTTTAGGAAATATTTGTCGTTCCCCAATGGCTGAGGCGATGTTTCGTGAAATGGTAAAGGAAAATGATTTACAAGGGAAAATAACGGTTGATTCAGCGGGAATTGGCCATTGGCATCAAGGGCAACCACCGCATGTAGGCACACAAAATATACTGAAAGATCACGTCATCTCGACTAAAGGGATGACAGCAAGACAAGTGAAGTATGAGGATTGGGACGAGTTCGACTATATTGTCGCAATGGATGAACAAAACATGCAAGACCTTACTGGCATAAGAAAAGAATTCAACAATGTAAGAATTCAACGATTAATGGATTACGTTCCAAATGCTACGAAAGAAAACGTACCAGACCCATACTACACTGGAAACTTCCAGGAAGTATATGACTTAGTTAAAGCAGGGTGCGAGCATCTTCTTCAACAAATAAAGGAAGATTATAACTTATAA
- a CDS encoding YihY/virulence factor BrkB family protein: protein MKKIKTFFTLLIKRFLEDDIAGKAAQLSYFFLLSLFPFLIFLITLIGYLPLTVDQVLHLVARYAPGDTMALVEDNIEDILPQKNKGLLSVGIIGTLFAASNAINALMRLLNRAYETTEQRPFYISRLVSIVLTIAMVLVIVIALLLPVFGKAIGTFVFSLFGLSAGFLKVWNGIRWVISIIIMMIIFLYLFKLAPDKRLTFSEVLPGALFATIGWQLVSLAFAFYVDHFGYYSATYGSVGGVIVLMIWFYLSGLIILVGGEINATIRKMNNEEVQP, encoded by the coding sequence TTGAAAAAGATCAAAACTTTCTTTACCCTCCTAATAAAACGGTTTTTAGAAGATGATATTGCAGGAAAAGCGGCACAGCTTTCCTACTTTTTTCTGCTATCTTTGTTTCCTTTCTTAATTTTTCTTATTACTCTCATCGGATATTTGCCACTAACGGTTGACCAAGTGCTCCACCTGGTTGCAAGATATGCCCCCGGTGACACAATGGCACTGGTAGAGGATAATATTGAAGATATATTACCCCAAAAAAATAAAGGGCTTTTATCAGTTGGTATTATTGGGACATTATTTGCCGCATCAAATGCCATAAACGCTTTAATGAGATTGTTAAATCGAGCTTATGAAACAACTGAGCAACGTCCCTTTTATATTTCCCGTTTAGTTAGTATCGTTTTAACAATAGCAATGGTCCTTGTCATCGTCATCGCTTTGTTACTTCCGGTTTTCGGAAAGGCAATCGGTACTTTTGTCTTTTCCTTATTTGGTCTATCTGCTGGGTTTTTAAAAGTTTGGAACGGAATTCGTTGGGTAATTTCCATTATTATAATGATGATTATCTTCCTATATTTATTTAAGCTGGCACCAGATAAAAGATTAACATTTTCGGAAGTATTACCTGGTGCTTTATTTGCTACGATAGGTTGGCAACTGGTTTCGTTGGCTTTTGCTTTTTACGTTGATCATTTTGGATACTATTCAGCTACATATGGAAGTGTCGGAGGAGTTATTGTTTTAATGATTTGGTTTTATTTATCTGGCCTTATCATTTTAGTTGGTGGAGAAATTAATGCGACAATAAGGAAAATGAATAACGAAGAGGTACAGCCATAA
- a CDS encoding heavy metal translocating P-type ATPase — MSIETLTQPMNKEHEACVNKPKRFSQLCKHAQLIAALFSGFLIFMTWLLEEYLSQPWTVTLYVTAYIIGGFAKAKEGIEETVVHKELNVELLMIIAAIGAASIGYWTEGAILIFIFALSGALETYTMNKSEKEISSLMNLQPETALRLRDGKEQLIPVTDLKVGDHFLVKAGERVPADGTIFRGETALEEAAITGESIPNKKTTGDDVFAGTMNLNGSITVQVTKPASESVFQKIIHLVQSAKSEKSPSQLFIEQFEGAYVKVVLFAGSVLLFLPYYAFGWTWQETFYRAMIFLVVASPCALVASIMPATLSAISNGARKGILFKGGVHVEGLAQVKAVALDKTGTITNGTPEVTDVLFAENSSFSKGKLLQVIGSIEKESNHPLANAIVSYINNKNIEQNEQIDSLQDIPGKGLKAKVNGETWWIGNESLIGTETICHFYNGIHEQLAKQGKTLVFVANDDGVVALFALKDTIRKDIVDAIKGLQKENIEVVMLTGDHEETAKAIAEEAGVRQYYANCLPEDKVAKIKELKQKHGHVAMIGDGINDAPALATANLGIAMGDGTDVALETADVVLIKNDLTKVSYALQLSQKMNRIVKQNVVFSITVIILLLLSNFLQLIHLPLGVIGHEGSTILVILNGLRLLK; from the coding sequence ATGAGCATTGAAACGTTAACTCAGCCCATGAATAAAGAGCATGAAGCTTGCGTAAACAAACCGAAACGTTTTAGCCAGTTGTGTAAACATGCGCAACTTATCGCTGCTCTATTCAGTGGTTTTCTTATTTTCATGACATGGTTATTAGAAGAATACCTTTCACAACCATGGACCGTCACATTATACGTAACTGCCTATATTATAGGAGGTTTTGCAAAGGCAAAGGAAGGTATTGAGGAGACTGTTGTTCATAAAGAGTTAAATGTTGAGTTATTAATGATTATTGCCGCGATAGGAGCTGCCTCAATTGGTTACTGGACCGAGGGAGCGATACTTATTTTTATATTCGCTTTAAGCGGTGCTTTAGAAACATATACGATGAACAAAAGTGAAAAGGAAATTTCATCACTTATGAACCTCCAGCCTGAAACGGCTTTACGGTTGCGGGACGGAAAAGAACAATTAATCCCGGTAACAGATTTAAAAGTGGGAGATCATTTTCTCGTTAAAGCAGGAGAAAGAGTACCTGCTGACGGGACTATTTTCAGAGGGGAAACGGCACTTGAAGAAGCGGCAATTACAGGCGAATCAATCCCGAACAAAAAAACGACCGGTGATGACGTATTTGCCGGCACAATGAATTTAAACGGGAGTATTACTGTTCAGGTGACAAAGCCAGCAAGTGAAAGTGTTTTTCAGAAGATTATCCATCTTGTTCAATCAGCAAAAAGTGAAAAGTCACCTTCACAATTATTTATCGAACAATTTGAAGGAGCCTATGTTAAGGTAGTACTCTTCGCTGGTTCAGTGCTTCTCTTTTTACCTTATTACGCGTTCGGTTGGACTTGGCAGGAAACATTTTATCGAGCTATGATTTTTTTAGTGGTCGCTTCACCTTGTGCTTTAGTCGCATCGATTATGCCTGCTACATTATCTGCGATCTCAAACGGAGCACGAAAAGGGATACTATTTAAAGGCGGAGTACATGTAGAAGGGCTGGCTCAAGTAAAGGCCGTCGCTCTTGATAAAACCGGTACGATTACAAATGGAACCCCTGAAGTAACAGATGTACTCTTTGCTGAAAACAGTTCCTTTTCGAAAGGGAAGCTGTTACAAGTCATCGGTTCTATTGAAAAGGAATCAAATCACCCATTAGCAAATGCCATTGTGTCATACATTAACAATAAAAATATTGAGCAAAACGAACAAATTGACTCACTCCAGGACATACCGGGAAAAGGTTTGAAGGCGAAAGTAAATGGGGAGACTTGGTGGATTGGAAATGAATCGTTAATCGGAACGGAAACAATATGTCATTTCTATAACGGAATTCATGAACAACTTGCCAAGCAAGGCAAAACCCTTGTTTTCGTTGCTAATGACGACGGAGTCGTTGCCTTATTTGCATTAAAGGATACAATTAGAAAAGATATTGTTGATGCCATCAAAGGGTTACAAAAAGAAAACATCGAAGTTGTTATGCTTACAGGTGACCATGAAGAAACAGCCAAGGCAATTGCTGAAGAAGCAGGAGTTCGACAATATTACGCCAACTGTTTGCCCGAGGATAAAGTTGCAAAGATAAAGGAATTAAAGCAGAAGCATGGACATGTAGCAATGATAGGAGATGGAATTAACGACGCCCCGGCATTAGCTACTGCAAACTTAGGTATTGCAATGGGGGATGGAACGGACGTAGCTTTAGAAACAGCTGATGTAGTACTGATAAAAAATGATTTAACGAAGGTTTCTTACGCCTTACAACTCTCACAAAAGATGAATCGGATTGTAAAACAAAACGTTGTCTTTTCCATTACAGTTATCATCTTGTTGTTATTATCAAACTTTCTTCAGCTCATTCATTTACCTTTAGGAGTTATTGGCCACGAAGGAAGCACGATTTTAGTTATCTTAAATGGATTGCGTTTATTAAAATAA